GCCTTCCGCAGCACCGTGATGGACGGGATCCTGGCGAACGGCGTCTACGCCCTGATGTGCCGGGCCGGCGGGCAGGCGCCGCGGATCGTGCCGGCGCTGAACCGCGTGTCCGCGTGGGGCGTAGACCAGCGCCGCTACCGGGACGTGTCCCACCGCGTGTTCGTGGCGGACCGCTCCGTGCGGTTCCGCGAGATGGAGTACGCGCTCCCCCTGGAGTCGTTCGAGGAGGCCTTCGCCGGCCTGCAGGCCGTGACCCGGGACCTGGCGCGGCGCGGGGTCCTGCCCTCGTTCCCCGTGGAGGTGCGCGCCGCCGCCGCGGACGACGTCTGGCTCTCCACCGCGCACGGCCGCGACTCGGTGTACATCGCGGTGCACCGCTGGCACCGCGAGGACCCCACCGCCTACTTCCGGGCGTGCGAGGAGGTCTTCGCGGGCCTCGGCGGGCGCCCCCACTGGGGCAAGGAGCACACACGCGACGCCGCCTGGGCGGCCGGCGCCTACCCGCGGTTCGCGGACTTCCAGGCGGTGCGCGACGCCGTCGACCCCGGCCGCGTGTTCACCAACGACCACCTGGACCGGGTGTTCGGGGCCTGACCTAGGCTGGACGCCCCGTCCTCGGACCACGACACCCCGACCCCAGGAGGAACGCGTGCGCAACGGCGTCCAGCTCATCACCTATGCGGACCGGCTCGCCCCCGACCTGCCCGGCCTGCGGCGGCTGCTGACCGCGCCGGAGTGGCGGGACGTGTTCACGGGCGTGCACGTGCTGCCGTTCTTCACCCCGCACGACGGCGCGGACGCCGGCTTCGACCCCACCGACCACACCCGGGTGGACCCCCGCCTGGGCACATGGGACGACGTGGCCGGGATCGCGCGGACGCACGACGTGACGGCGGACGTGATCGTCAACCACGTCTCCTCCGAGTCCGAGGCCTTCCGAGACGTCCTGGCCCGCGGCGAGGCGTCCGAGCACGCCGACCTGTTCCTCACCTTCTCCTCCGTGTTCCCCGACGGCGCCACCGAGGAGACCCTGACCGCGATCTACCGGCCCCGGCCGGGCCTGCCCTTCACGCCGTACACGGCGGGCGGTGAGCGCCGCCTGTTCTGGACCACGTTCACGCCGCAGCAGATCGACATCGACGTGCACTCGCCTGCCGCCCGGGCGTACCTGCTCTCCATCCTGGACGCGCTCGGCCGCTCGGGGGCCTCCATGGTCCGCCTCGACGCCGCCGGCTACGCCGTGAAGACTCCCGGCACGTCCAGCTTCATGACGCCGGAGACGTTCGCGTTCATCGACGAGTTCACCGCGGCGGCGCACGAGCGCGGCCTCGAGGTGCTCGTGGAGATCCACGCCCACCACCGCACCCAGATGGAGATCGCCTCCGCGGTGGACCGCGTGTACGACTTTGCGCTGCCCCCGCTGCTGCTGCACACGCTCTACTCGGGGGACGCGGGCGCGCTGCGGCGGTGGCTGGACATCCGCCCGGCCAACGCCGTCACCGTGCTGGACACGCACGACGGGATCGGCGTGATCGACGTCGGCCCCGAGGGGGACGCGCCCGGCCTGCTCACGGCGCCGCAGATCGACGTGCTCGTGGAGGGCATCCACGAGCACTCCGAGGGCGCCTCCCGCCGGGCGACCGGGGCGGCCGCCTCGAACCTGGACCTCTACCAGGTCAACTGCACCTACTACGACGCCCTCGGCCGCGACGACGCCGCCTACCTGCTGGCGCGCGCCGTGCAGGTCTTCGTCCCCGGCATCCCGCAGGTGTACTACGTGGGCGCGCTGGCCGGGCACAACGACCTCGCCCTGCTGGAGCGCACCGGCGTGGGCCGAGACATCAACCGCCACCGCTACACGGAGGCGGAGATCTCCGCGGACTCCGCGCGGCCCGCGGTGCGCGCCCAGAAGGAGCTGTTCGTCCTGCGCAACACGCACCCCGCCTTCGCCGGGGAGTGCTCCGTGGCCGGCCAGGGCGGCGAGCTGTCCCTCGCCTGGGTCCACGGCGAGGCGCGCGCGACGCTGCGCGTGGACCTCGTCTCCCCCGCCGACTCGAGCATCACGCTCACCGGGGACGGCGGCGAGCGGGTGCTGACCCTGCGGGAGATGCTGGACCGACGCTGAGGCCCGTCGGCATGCCCGGTGGGGCACCCCGCCCGGGCGCACTACTGCCGCGTAGAGCGTGGTCTACGTGGCAGTACTGCGCCCGGGCTGCGGGTGGCCGGCACGACGACGGCCCCCGACCCGGCATCACGCCGGGACGGGGGCCGTTCTCGCGTGGGCCCTGCGGGGATCGAACCCGCGACCGGCGGATTAAAAGTCCGATGCTCTGCCAGCTGAGCTAAAGGCCCTCGGTCCGCAGGAGCCCGACGCCGCACGGACGCCTCGGGACGTCAGCCCGCGGATGCCCTGCCATGGTAGCCGAGCCGGTGCGGCCACTAGCGTGGTCCGCGCCCGTCACCGCGTCACCCCCACCCCCGCGTCCACGACCACGTCCGCCCGGAAGGAGCCCGCATGCCGCATCACCGCGCCCCCACCGGTCGTGGGACGAGCTCCACCGCCTCCGGCCTGGCCCGGCCGCACCGTCCCCGGGTCACGGCCCCGGACGAGATCGCCGACCTCGCCGGCGGGGAGGACCCCCAGGAGGTCGCGGCCGCCGCGGCCCGGCTGGCCCACGCCCTCGTGACGGGCGGGCGCGCGGAGGAGGACCCCGACGTCGTCGAGCGCCTCGTGGGGCTGGTCCGCGAGGTGGGCGTGGAGACCCTCGCGGGGCTGTGGGCGGACGCGCCGGCGGTGTCCCTGGCGGGCTCGCTGTGGCGCCTCTACGCGCTACAGGAGGCCACCGCGCGCGACGGCGAGCGCTGGGCCGCCTGGTACCGCGCCGGGCACGAGGCGCACGCCTGGCGGGCCGTGGCCGGGGCCGTGGAGCCGCCCGGCCCGGACGAGCTGCGCCGGCTGACGGACACGATCCTCACGGGCGCCTACCGGGCCGAGCTGGACGTGGCCCTCGAGCGCGCCGCGGCCTACGCGCGCGTGGTGGCCCTGGGGCAGACGCACCACGCGGACGCCCTCGAGGCCTCCGACCCGGACCATGCCGCGCGCCTCACGGGCCGGGCGGGGCGCATGGTGGCCACCGCAGAGGCCCTGGAGGCCTCGGCTCGATCGTGGCGGGACGGCTCGCTAGACTGACCGCCGACGGCGCCGGGCCGCAGGTGACCCCGGGCTCCAACACATCGCCGCTACGAGCGGCCCTCCGCCGAGAGGCGTCCCCGGTCCGGCGTCGTCCTGGACCTCCCACCCCACCGCCCGCACCCACCGTCGGCGGCCCGTCCGCTGAAGAAGGTGACCCGCCGAGCATGGCCCCCCGTCCGCCCTGGCTCGTGACCCGGGACTCCCCCGCCCTCCGACACCTGACCGACCTGTGCGACGGCCTCGGCCGCGCCGTCCAGGCCGTGGCGCAGAGCACCGCGGCGGTCGGTGAGGAACGGGACCGCGTGGAGCGCGGGCTCGAGGACGTCGACGCGACCGCCACCGCCTCGCTCATGGCCCTCCTGACCGCGCTGCGCAGCGCCTACGTGACGCCCCTGCCCCGCCAGGACCTCTACCGCCTGGCGGACGGCGTCCACACGGCCGTGCACCGGGTGGTGGAGGCCGGGATGCTGGTGCACCGCGCCGACCTGCCCGAGCTGCCCCGCCATGCCCTGGACCTGCTCGAGACCATGGGACGGCAGGCCGAGCTCATGGCCGCCGCCGTGGGGCTGCTGCGGGACCTCGACGCGCTCGAGGACACCTGGATGCAGCTCGAGCGCGGCCTGCGCCGCATGGACCGCGTGATGGTCGAGTGGCTCTCCGCCCTGGGCATGGACCTGCTGCAGCGGGACTTCAACCGCCAGCGGGAGGTCGCCGGCGCCCTGCAGGCAGCCCTCACGGCCCTGCACCGGGTCTCCACGAACCTCGGCGTGGTGCTGGTCCGTGAGTCCTGAGCGGAGGACCGCCCCGTGACCGCTGTCCTGGCCCTCGTCCTGCTGCTGACCGTCCTGCTCGGGCTGGTCACGGGCTTCCGCGACGCCCCCAATGCGGTGGCGCTGCCGGTCCGGTTTCGGGCGTTGTCCCCGCGGATCGCGCTGGTCATGGCGGCCGTGCTGAACACCGTGGGCACGCTGCTGGGGATGGCGATGCTCGGGGCGGCAGTCGCGGTCGTGGGCGGCCTGGACGCCGTGGCCGCGGGCGCGCTTCCCGGTCTGGCGGTGGCGCTCACGGTGGCCCTGGCGTGGGGCCTGCTGCTGTGGTGGCTCCGGATGCCGATCTCCATGACCCACGCCGTCCTCGCCGCGATCGCCGCGGCCCACCTCGCGGCGCACGTGGCCCTCGGGGTCCCGCTGGACGAGGCCTTCAGCCGTGACGCCCACCGGGACGTGCTCCTGAGCCTGGCCCTGTCCCCCGTGCTCGCGTGGGGGCTGTCGCGCCTCCTCACGCCGCTCGTGGTGCGCCTGGGGACCACGGGCACCACGGTGAACGTGCAGCACCGCGCCCGCCTCGCGCTGGCCCTGTCCTCGGGCATGACGGCCCTGGGCCACGGCGTGCAGGCCGGGCAGCGGCTGGCGATGGTCTGGCTGCTCGCGGCGGCGGGCGCGCTGGGCGCGGGGCTGCCCGCCGCCACAGACCTGACCCGGCCGTTCGCGGCCAGCGCCGTGGTGTTCGCGGCGGCCGTGGGCGCCGGCACGCTCGGCGGGGCCTGGCGCATCGGCTGGACCCTCACCGAGCGCCTGGTGATCCTGGACCCGCTGCGGGCCTCCGTGGCCGCGGCCGTCCCGGCCGTCCTGCTCTTCCTCGGGTCCCTGCTGCTGCACCTGCCCCTGTCGTCGACGCACACGCTCACCGCGAGCATCGTGGGGGCCGGCCAGACGCAGACCTACGCGTCCGTGCGGTGGCCCACCCTGGCCCGCGTCGTCGCCTGGTGGCTCCTGACGCCCCTAGTGTGCGGCGCCCTGGCCTTCGCCCTCGGCCTCGCGACCCTGCGCCTCCTCGGCTGACCGACTGCCTCCACCACGACGGCGACCCCCGCCCGGACGTGCCGGGCGGGGGTCGCCGTCGTCGTGCGCGGTGCGCGGGACGGCTCAGCCGAAGCGGCCGGAGACGTAGTCCTCGGTCTGCTGGTTCGAGGGGTTGTTGAAGATGGTGTTCGTCTCGTCGAACTCGATGAGCTTGCCGGGCTCGCCGACGCCCTGGATGTTGAAGAACGCGGTCTTGTCCGCCACGCGCGCGGCCTGCTGCATGTTGTGCGTGACGATGATGACCGTGTACTCCTCCTTGAGCTCGTTGATCAGGTCCTCGACCGCGAGGGTGGAGATCGGGTCGAGGGCCGAGCAGGGCTCGTCCATGAGGATCACGTTGGGCTCCACCGCGATGGAGCGGGCGATGCACAGGCGCTGCTGCTGGCCGCCGGAGAGGCCGGAGCCCGGCTTGTCGAGGCGGTCCTTGACCTCGTTCCACAGGTTGGCGCCACGCAGGGACTTCTCCACGATCTCGTCCGCGCGGGCCTTGTTCAGGCGCGTGCCATTGAGCTTGTAGCCGGCCAGGACGTTGTCCCGGATGGACATGGTGGGGAACGGGTTCGGCCGCTGGAAGACCATGCCGATCTGCGAGCGGACGCGGACCGGATCGACGTTGGACGCGTAGATGTTCTCGCCGTCGAGCAGCAGCTCGCCCTCCACGTGGGCGCCCGGGAGCACCTCGTGCATGCGGTTGATGCTGCGCAGGAACGTGGTCTTGCCGCAGCCCGAGGGGCCGATGAACGCGGTGACCGTGCGGGGGGCGATCTCGATGTTCACGCCCTCCACCGCCTTGAAGGTGCCGTAGTAGACGTCGACGTCGTTGGCCTGGATGCGCTTGGACATGGGTGCTTCGATTCCTTCGGGAGTCTCGGGTGAGGAGGGGCCGACGTCGGTCAGCGGCCGGACTTGGGGGCGAACGACTTGGCGATCACGCGGGCCAGCAGGTTCAGCGCCATGACGATCACCACGAGGACGAGGGCGGCGGCCCATGCGCGGGCGGTGGACGGGTCCGCCGCGGTCGGCGACGTGGGCGCGACCAGCTGGCGGTAGATGAACACCGGCAGGGCGGTCATCCAGTTGTCGAACGGGTCCCAGTTCACGTTGACGGCGAAGCCCGCGGTCACCAGGATCGGCGCGGTCTCGCCGGCCACACGGGCGATCGCCAGCGTGACGCCCGAGGCGATGCCGGAGATGGCGGTCGGCAGGACGACCTTGGTGATGGTCTGCCACTTGCGCACGCCCAGGGCGTAGGCGCCCTCGCGCAGCTCGTTGGGGACGACGCGGAGCATCTCCTCCGTGGAGCGCACGACGACCGGGATCATCAGCACCGACAGGGCGATGGCCGCGGTGAAGCCCATCTGCACGTTCTGCAGGGCCTCCGGGCGGCTGCCCATGACCTGCTCGAGGACCCACGTGACGGCGGCATAGGCGAACAGGCCGGCCACGATCGAGGGGATGCCGGTCATGACGTCCACGAAGAAGATGATGGCCCGGGAGAACCAGCCGTCCCGCCCGTACTCCACCAGGTAGATGGAGGTCAGCATGCCGATCGGCACCGAGATGATCGTGGCGAGCAGGGTGATGACGACCGTGCCGACCAGCGCGTGGCCGAAGCCGCCGGCCAGTCCGCCCGCCGGGGTGCCGGCGTCGAGCCAGTTGGAGTCGTCGACACCGGTGACGCCCTGCATGTCGTAGGCCATCACGTGCGGGTTGTTCACCAGGGTCGGCAGGCCCGTGGCCACCACGGACCACAGCACGGACACCAGCGGGGCCAGGGCGATGAGGAAGGCCAGCCAGACGAGGTTGCGCCACAGGCCGTCGGTGG
This Micrococcus flavus DNA region includes the following protein-coding sequences:
- the gtfA gene encoding sucrose phosphorylase, which translates into the protein MRNGVQLITYADRLAPDLPGLRRLLTAPEWRDVFTGVHVLPFFTPHDGADAGFDPTDHTRVDPRLGTWDDVAGIARTHDVTADVIVNHVSSESEAFRDVLARGEASEHADLFLTFSSVFPDGATEETLTAIYRPRPGLPFTPYTAGGERRLFWTTFTPQQIDIDVHSPAARAYLLSILDALGRSGASMVRLDAAGYAVKTPGTSSFMTPETFAFIDEFTAAAHERGLEVLVEIHAHHRTQMEIASAVDRVYDFALPPLLLHTLYSGDAGALRRWLDIRPANAVTVLDTHDGIGVIDVGPEGDAPGLLTAPQIDVLVEGIHEHSEGASRRATGAAASNLDLYQVNCTYYDALGRDDAAYLLARAVQVFVPGIPQVYYVGALAGHNDLALLERTGVGRDINRHRYTEAEISADSARPAVRAQKELFVLRNTHPAFAGECSVAGQGGELSLAWVHGEARATLRVDLVSPADSSITLTGDGGERVLTLREMLDRR
- a CDS encoding inorganic phosphate transporter, which translates into the protein MTAVLALVLLLTVLLGLVTGFRDAPNAVALPVRFRALSPRIALVMAAVLNTVGTLLGMAMLGAAVAVVGGLDAVAAGALPGLAVALTVALAWGLLLWWLRMPISMTHAVLAAIAAAHLAAHVALGVPLDEAFSRDAHRDVLLSLALSPVLAWGLSRLLTPLVVRLGTTGTTVNVQHRARLALALSSGMTALGHGVQAGQRLAMVWLLAAAGALGAGLPAATDLTRPFAASAVVFAAAVGAGTLGGAWRIGWTLTERLVILDPLRASVAAAVPAVLLFLGSLLLHLPLSSTHTLTASIVGAGQTQTYASVRWPTLARVVAWWLLTPLVCGALAFALGLATLRLLG
- the pstB gene encoding phosphate ABC transporter ATP-binding protein PstB translates to MSKRIQANDVDVYYGTFKAVEGVNIEIAPRTVTAFIGPSGCGKTTFLRSINRMHEVLPGAHVEGELLLDGENIYASNVDPVRVRSQIGMVFQRPNPFPTMSIRDNVLAGYKLNGTRLNKARADEIVEKSLRGANLWNEVKDRLDKPGSGLSGGQQQRLCIARSIAVEPNVILMDEPCSALDPISTLAVEDLINELKEEYTVIIVTHNMQQAARVADKTAFFNIQGVGEPGKLIEFDETNTIFNNPSNQQTEDYVSGRFG
- the pstA gene encoding phosphate ABC transporter permease PstA, which codes for MSSTVTTTPPTETDLRPRRQESLSGGRKPGWVWIAVLVGAAVIGAGLTLLLAEGFPIAAFLVITAILYVLGMYVATRAMENRRRATDGLWRNLVWLAFLIALAPLVSVLWSVVATGLPTLVNNPHVMAYDMQGVTGVDDSNWLDAGTPAGGLAGGFGHALVGTVVITLLATIISVPIGMLTSIYLVEYGRDGWFSRAIIFFVDVMTGIPSIVAGLFAYAAVTWVLEQVMGSRPEALQNVQMGFTAAIALSVLMIPVVVRSTEEMLRVVPNELREGAYALGVRKWQTITKVVLPTAISGIASGVTLAIARVAGETAPILVTAGFAVNVNWDPFDNWMTALPVFIYRQLVAPTSPTAADPSTARAWAAALVLVVIVMALNLLARVIAKSFAPKSGR